Proteins from a genomic interval of Symmachiella macrocystis:
- a CDS encoding phage portal protein, with product MLGYFRDRWRVAALRARYARRVQERLLNLVETSGPLPVSEDPGKWTLLGPGSGAMDAVQRTDLRTRARQLAMTNSHARNVIRLLEIYVVGPGLKLSHGARHEDAAAKELAGRADAVWAEFLRANQRHFSYREYGRRAWRDGECFLRLFRRPAWPPSVRFVDPETIATPAHQEEGEGILTQPEDVETPVAYQQVDAVSLELREEIPAAEMLHTKLGADSNLKRGVTILAPAIETLESFDKWLETELLARRLQSSIVLWRKVQGSPSEVASVADGAQHNSRTDPYGTVRSEKVRAGTILTTSQGTDLQFLQPDTNFGDAVPMGRLLLLCLAAGQGLPEFMLTCDASNANFASTMVAEGPAVKLFQAEQQFFVAEFERLWRWVISEAIRAGLLPDDFHDQVVPLWSAPELVNRDRPRERLADARLCDAGILSKAEVARRDGADPELMRSEREEE from the coding sequence TTGTTGGGATACTTTCGTGATCGTTGGCGGGTGGCGGCTTTGCGGGCTCGTTATGCTCGGCGGGTTCAGGAGCGGTTGTTGAACTTGGTGGAAACGTCGGGGCCGTTGCCGGTTTCTGAGGATCCGGGGAAATGGACGTTGTTGGGCCCGGGAAGCGGGGCCATGGATGCGGTGCAGCGGACTGATTTGCGTACGCGAGCGCGGCAGTTGGCGATGACCAATTCGCATGCGCGAAATGTGATTCGGCTGTTGGAGATTTACGTTGTGGGGCCGGGGCTGAAACTGTCACACGGGGCGCGACATGAGGATGCGGCGGCTAAGGAATTGGCGGGTCGCGCGGATGCGGTGTGGGCGGAGTTTTTACGGGCGAATCAGCGGCACTTTTCTTACCGCGAATATGGCCGTCGGGCGTGGCGGGATGGGGAATGTTTTTTGCGGCTGTTTCGTCGTCCGGCTTGGCCGCCAAGTGTGCGGTTTGTTGATCCCGAAACGATCGCGACGCCCGCGCATCAGGAGGAGGGCGAAGGAATTTTGACTCAGCCGGAAGACGTCGAGACGCCGGTGGCGTATCAACAGGTCGATGCGGTTTCGTTGGAACTACGCGAGGAGATTCCGGCAGCAGAGATGTTGCATACGAAATTGGGAGCGGACTCGAATCTAAAACGGGGCGTGACCATATTAGCGCCGGCGATTGAGACGCTCGAAAGTTTCGACAAATGGTTGGAGACGGAGTTACTCGCGCGGCGGTTGCAGTCGTCGATTGTGTTATGGCGCAAGGTCCAGGGGTCGCCTTCGGAGGTCGCTTCGGTGGCCGATGGTGCTCAACACAATTCGCGGACCGATCCGTACGGGACGGTGCGAAGTGAGAAGGTGCGAGCCGGGACGATCTTGACGACGTCGCAAGGAACCGATCTGCAGTTCTTGCAGCCGGATACGAACTTCGGCGATGCGGTGCCGATGGGGCGGTTGCTGTTGTTGTGTCTGGCCGCGGGCCAGGGACTACCGGAGTTCATGCTGACGTGCGATGCCTCGAACGCTAACTTCGCATCGACGATGGTGGCTGAGGGGCCAGCGGTGAAATTGTTCCAGGCGGAGCAACAGTTTTTCGTCGCTGAGTTTGAGCGATTGTGGCGCTGGGTGATTTCCGAAGCAATCCGGGCGGGGCTGTTGCCGGACGATTTTCATGATCAAGTGGTGCCGCTTTGGAGCGCGCCGGAATTGGTGAATCGCGATCGCCCACGCGAACGCTTGGCCGATGCACGGCTGTGCGACGCGGGAATCTTAAGCAAGGCGGAAGTGGCCCGCCGCGACGGGGCGGATCCGGAGTTGATGCGTTCGGAGCGTGAGGAGGAGTAG
- a CDS encoding HEAT repeat domain-containing protein gives MTDQPTYDDDAALPNELPPVEPPSAGFILQLFLIPALIIGVIVGVVFVFGLMASSQDDWRDLVQKVGSPNGDIRWRAAMGLAQMLSLDDKKGGSDENLVGNRQVADALCGLLNEELSRTSPNEDEVQTQAFLTRAVQLLRVPDVVVPTLIRAIDADQDLEVRKNGLAAVAIVANRAQEAGQPLNAELTDALIEKLSEVSAEMTPADSAPLMRQMGAFALGMLDSERATARLQILLNDSNAATRANAMIGLARHTDASGFPVLVEILESATRVPQEEDDAFERFASVKNGIMAIELLATTLTVAQREQLIELLSPIAQNHAEPRIRIDAGNAIKTLNAVGETP, from the coding sequence ATGACTGATCAACCGACATACGACGACGATGCCGCCTTGCCGAACGAACTTCCGCCGGTCGAGCCCCCTTCGGCGGGATTTATTCTGCAATTATTTTTGATCCCGGCGTTAATCATCGGCGTGATCGTGGGGGTGGTCTTCGTATTTGGGTTGATGGCATCATCCCAAGACGATTGGCGGGATTTGGTGCAGAAGGTGGGCAGCCCGAACGGTGATATCCGTTGGCGGGCAGCGATGGGGCTCGCACAGATGTTGTCGCTGGACGACAAAAAGGGGGGATCGGATGAAAACCTGGTTGGAAATCGCCAAGTAGCCGACGCGCTGTGTGGACTGCTCAACGAAGAACTCAGCCGTACTTCGCCCAACGAAGATGAAGTTCAGACGCAAGCGTTTTTAACACGGGCGGTCCAACTATTACGCGTGCCGGATGTGGTGGTCCCGACATTAATTCGCGCAATCGATGCGGATCAGGATCTGGAGGTTCGTAAAAACGGATTAGCGGCTGTGGCCATTGTCGCCAATCGAGCGCAGGAAGCAGGACAACCTTTGAATGCGGAGTTGACCGATGCGCTGATCGAGAAGCTTTCAGAAGTCTCCGCCGAGATGACCCCGGCCGATTCGGCGCCGCTGATGCGACAGATGGGGGCGTTTGCTTTGGGCATGCTCGATTCCGAGCGGGCCACCGCACGGTTGCAGATCCTGTTAAACGACAGCAATGCGGCGACGCGAGCGAACGCCATGATTGGATTGGCGCGACATACGGATGCGAGTGGATTTCCCGTGTTGGTGGAAATCCTCGAATCGGCGACGCGGGTACCCCAAGAGGAAGACGATGCCTTTGAGCGGTTTGCTTCGGTGAAAAACGGGATTATGGCGATTGAGCTGCTGGCGACGACTTTGACGGTTGCGCAGCGTGAGCAGTTGATTGAGTTGCTGTCCCCGATTGCCCAAAACCATGCCGAACCGCGGATTCGGATCGACGCGGGAAACGCCATCAAGACACTGAATGCGGTTGGCGAGACCCCGTGA
- a CDS encoding ABC transporter — translation MKISVGYTFLPKQMSLRTAAVMDHFGVGFETGRHEIAEELELPIQEGDVVCFTGESGSVKSSLMRAVVGELPGVVNIETLDLGDAILVESLGGCFEEAARLLSMCGLGEALLMLRRPAELSDGQRYRFRLALALAQQPLWIMADEFTATLDRTLAKVVAFNLARRAGKTATGFLLATTHEDVLVDLQPTLHMRCALDGPPEVTRYERKKKASALATTCGSVAGPNPTGRISLGGITAVTASG, via the coding sequence GTGAAAATTTCGGTGGGATACACGTTTTTGCCCAAACAGATGAGTTTGCGGACAGCGGCGGTGATGGATCATTTTGGGGTGGGTTTTGAAACAGGACGGCATGAGATCGCCGAGGAGTTGGAATTGCCGATTCAAGAGGGCGACGTGGTTTGTTTTACGGGTGAGTCGGGGTCGGTAAAATCGAGTTTGATGCGGGCGGTCGTAGGCGAATTGCCGGGCGTGGTGAACATTGAGACCTTGGATTTGGGAGATGCGATTCTCGTGGAATCGTTGGGCGGATGCTTTGAGGAGGCGGCGCGGCTGTTGTCGATGTGCGGCTTGGGAGAAGCGCTTTTGATGTTGCGGCGGCCTGCGGAATTGAGCGATGGGCAGCGGTATCGATTTCGCTTGGCGTTGGCACTCGCGCAACAACCGCTGTGGATTATGGCGGATGAATTTACGGCGACTTTGGATCGCACATTGGCCAAGGTGGTAGCCTTCAACTTAGCGCGGCGTGCCGGGAAGACGGCGACGGGCTTTTTGTTGGCGACAACGCACGAAGATGTGTTGGTTGATCTGCAGCCGACGTTGCATATGCGGTGCGCGTTGGATGGTCCACCGGAAGTCACCCGCTATGAGCGTAAAAAAAAAGCGTCAGCTTTGGCGACGACTTGTGGATCAGTCGCGGGACCAAATCCGACTGGCCGCATTTCGCTCGGTGGCATTACCGCAGTCACGGCGTCGGGCTGA
- a CDS encoding NAD-dependent epimerase/dehydratase family protein, whose product MTKVLITGSAGFIGFHTAKRLLADGYEVAGVDSLNDYYTPRLKDARHADIAATYPQFQAHTMDLCEIDRVVELFEQFQPDLVCHLAAQPGIRYSLTHPLTYGERNLTAFMNVLEAAKNQGVTRFVYASSSSVYGGNEKLPYSESDTVDQPMSIYAATKRSNELLAGTYSRLFDFQTIGLRLFTVYGPWGRPDMALWKFTESILAGTPISVYNNGEMYRDFTYVEDIVEGILATLRAPGLEKAEVINLGNHRAESIMDLIAEIEQATGKEAIKQLEPLQPGEPVRTFADIDKARRLLDFAPRTTIADGVPRFVDWYRQWTGD is encoded by the coding sequence ATGACAAAAGTTCTTATCACCGGTTCGGCGGGTTTCATTGGCTTTCATACTGCAAAGCGGTTGCTGGCCGATGGATACGAAGTGGCTGGGGTCGATTCGCTCAACGACTATTATACCCCGCGGCTTAAGGATGCGCGTCACGCGGATATTGCGGCGACCTATCCCCAGTTTCAAGCCCACACCATGGACTTGTGCGAGATTGATCGCGTTGTGGAATTGTTTGAGCAGTTCCAACCCGATTTGGTTTGTCATCTGGCAGCGCAGCCCGGCATTCGTTATTCGCTGACGCATCCGTTGACGTACGGCGAGCGCAACCTGACCGCCTTTATGAATGTCTTGGAAGCTGCCAAGAACCAAGGGGTCACACGGTTTGTCTACGCTTCCAGTTCCAGCGTCTATGGCGGGAACGAGAAGCTGCCGTACTCCGAAAGCGACACGGTGGATCAGCCGATGAGCATCTATGCCGCCACAAAACGCTCCAATGAGCTTCTGGCCGGCACGTACAGCCGTCTCTTTGATTTTCAAACGATCGGGTTGCGATTGTTCACGGTGTACGGACCGTGGGGGCGGCCCGATATGGCTCTTTGGAAATTCACCGAGTCGATTCTCGCCGGCACCCCGATCAGCGTTTACAACAACGGCGAGATGTATCGTGACTTCACGTATGTGGAGGACATTGTCGAGGGGATTCTGGCCACATTGCGGGCGCCCGGTTTAGAAAAGGCCGAGGTCATCAATCTGGGCAATCATCGTGCGGAGTCGATCATGGATTTGATTGCCGAGATCGAACAGGCCACCGGAAAAGAGGCGATCAAGCAGCTCGAGCCGTTGCAGCCCGGCGAACCGGTGCGGACTTTTGCCGATATCGACAAGGCCCGCCGGTTGTTGGATTTCGCGCCGCGGACTACGATTGCCGACGGCGTGCCGCGGTTCGTAGACTGGTACCGACAATGGACCGGCGATTGA
- a CDS encoding terminase large subunit domain-containing protein, which produces MQNCLSWQQRRDLRYRLRLHGALKRRAAKYSPADFRRQLRLRPGSPVCLGDATEAWQAADFAALDGAWMSLAGRGGAVGVRRAYIERPRGHGKTSDMAAQVLWILLYAQSAVNGLVAAADLDQATLLLEAIERFVRLNRGLCGPLKFRQHGVVNGRTGSRLEVISSDVQSSWGALPDFVVCDELSHWPRPDMWHSLFSSAAKKRDCVLAILTNAGVGRGWQWDVREAARTSSSWYFSSIAGPCAPWIRDEDLQEQRELLPPSVYDRLWRNIWQEGGGEFVTLAEAEACRDTVLSERSRSAPGCRYIAAIDYAEKRDYTVGVVVHREGQRVVVDRMDVVRPQPDAPVEVAWVEEWIERIAADFHAVTFVVDEYQLVSTIQKFGRRFDVRRFEFLSGRGNHALALNLRQLILQRLVRWYAGCGELHAEWGRDDLETELASVVLRQSASGRCRIDHHVGGRQHDDRAFALGAACLHAVEGASGGEWLLVGRM; this is translated from the coding sequence ATGCAGAATTGCTTGAGTTGGCAACAGCGGAGGGACTTGCGGTACCGGTTGCGCTTGCACGGGGCGCTCAAGCGGCGGGCGGCGAAGTATAGCCCGGCGGATTTTCGTCGGCAGTTGCGGCTGAGGCCGGGGTCGCCGGTCTGTTTGGGGGACGCGACCGAAGCGTGGCAGGCGGCGGATTTCGCGGCGCTGGACGGGGCGTGGATGTCGTTGGCGGGCCGCGGTGGTGCTGTGGGCGTGCGGCGGGCGTATATCGAACGGCCGCGGGGGCATGGCAAGACGTCGGACATGGCGGCGCAGGTGTTGTGGATTTTGCTGTACGCCCAGAGCGCTGTGAATGGTTTGGTGGCGGCGGCGGATTTGGATCAGGCAACGTTGTTGCTCGAGGCGATCGAACGGTTCGTGCGACTGAATCGGGGATTGTGTGGGCCTCTCAAATTCCGGCAACACGGCGTGGTGAACGGGAGGACCGGTAGCCGGTTGGAGGTGATTAGTTCCGACGTGCAAAGTTCCTGGGGGGCGTTGCCGGACTTTGTGGTGTGCGACGAATTGAGCCATTGGCCGCGACCGGATATGTGGCATTCCTTGTTTTCGTCGGCAGCCAAGAAGCGTGACTGCGTGTTGGCGATTTTGACAAACGCTGGTGTGGGCCGAGGTTGGCAATGGGATGTGCGTGAGGCGGCGCGGACGAGTTCGTCGTGGTATTTTTCGTCGATCGCCGGACCGTGTGCCCCGTGGATTCGGGACGAAGATTTACAAGAACAGCGGGAATTGTTACCGCCCAGCGTTTATGACCGCTTGTGGCGCAACATTTGGCAAGAGGGTGGTGGAGAATTCGTCACATTGGCCGAAGCCGAAGCGTGCCGCGATACGGTCTTGTCGGAGCGGAGCCGGAGTGCGCCGGGGTGTCGCTATATTGCGGCGATCGACTATGCGGAGAAGCGGGACTACACAGTAGGTGTGGTCGTGCATCGCGAGGGGCAGCGGGTTGTGGTGGATCGCATGGACGTGGTCCGTCCACAACCCGATGCGCCGGTGGAGGTCGCCTGGGTCGAGGAGTGGATCGAACGCATTGCTGCTGATTTTCATGCGGTGACCTTTGTGGTCGACGAATACCAATTGGTGAGCACGATTCAAAAATTCGGCCGTCGGTTTGACGTGCGGCGGTTTGAGTTTCTGTCGGGGCGAGGCAACCATGCGCTGGCGCTCAATTTGCGGCAGTTGATTTTGCAGCGACTGGTGCGTTGGTACGCCGGGTGCGGGGAGTTGCATGCTGAGTGGGGTCGAGACGATTTGGAGACGGAATTGGCCAGCGTCGTGTTACGGCAATCCGCTTCGGGCCGCTGTCGCATCGATCATCACGTGGGCGGCCGGCAACACGACGACCGGGCGTTTGCCTTGGGAGCGGCTTGTTTGCATGCGGTAGAAGGGGCTTCGGGGGGGGAGTGGTTGTTGGTGGGGCGTATGTAG
- a CDS encoding phospho-sugar mutase, producing MSSTTPDERLRSALAKIEAAAAENRLTPASATNASRWLTEPYLAEYVPDVLALVDADRFEELDRLFWEVIPFGTGGRRGLMADIGSATINNRTIGESAQGLAVYMQQATGKSSGVAVVTSDTRLRSNDFAKLTATTFAANGLKVYLFESPRATPELSFAVRHLKCDVGAMVSASHNPPSDNGFKAYWSTGGQVLPPHDKGIIDCVYQCQELATIDFDEAVAAGKIEIIGAEVDRAYIANVLAMSLSKARDIKAVFTPLHGVGETAVYRAAEAAGFEGVSIFEPQRAADGNFPNVPDQLPNPERPEVFAPAIEQARAEDAALVLASDPDADRLGIAVRNSEGDYVHVSGNRIGVLIADYILRKRKETGTLSPEHYVIETLVTTPLIAKLAQAADVRAIDDLLVGFKYIGQTMDREGPDNFVFGAEESLGYLAGQYARDKDAAIAGLYILELAAELHAEGKTLLDRLDEIYVEHGYFTESQTSLVSEGPTGKAQIDALMQTFRVAPPAELAGISLSRARDYGTHEIRSLPDNTRVEDLPQPQGDLVFFDSAPGEHQISFAARPSGTEPKIKFYYFAQASCPNKDALTTAKTNLEATLTEFKTALTNWVKTVVDN from the coding sequence ATGAGTTCCACGACACCTGACGAGCGACTTCGTTCGGCCTTAGCCAAAATCGAAGCCGCCGCCGCTGAGAACCGCTTAACACCCGCCAGCGCCACCAACGCCTCTCGGTGGCTGACTGAACCCTATCTCGCTGAATATGTCCCGGACGTGCTCGCGCTGGTCGATGCGGACCGTTTCGAGGAATTGGACCGCCTGTTCTGGGAAGTGATCCCCTTTGGGACCGGCGGACGTCGCGGCTTGATGGCCGACATCGGTTCTGCCACGATCAACAACCGCACCATCGGTGAATCCGCGCAGGGACTCGCCGTCTACATGCAACAGGCCACTGGAAAATCCAGCGGTGTGGCCGTTGTGACCAGCGACACGCGACTGCGTTCTAACGATTTCGCAAAACTGACCGCCACAACCTTCGCCGCCAACGGCCTCAAGGTCTACTTGTTCGAATCGCCCCGTGCCACCCCCGAGTTATCCTTCGCTGTGCGGCATTTGAAATGCGACGTCGGCGCCATGGTCTCCGCCTCCCACAACCCCCCATCGGATAACGGTTTCAAAGCGTATTGGTCCACCGGTGGCCAAGTCCTCCCGCCGCACGACAAAGGCATTATCGATTGCGTCTATCAATGCCAGGAACTCGCCACCATCGACTTTGACGAAGCAGTCGCCGCCGGCAAAATTGAAATCATCGGCGCCGAAGTCGACCGCGCCTATATCGCCAATGTCCTGGCCATGAGTCTTTCCAAAGCGCGCGACATCAAAGCCGTCTTCACCCCCTTGCACGGTGTCGGCGAGACAGCCGTCTATCGCGCCGCTGAGGCCGCCGGATTTGAAGGTGTTTCCATCTTTGAGCCGCAACGCGCCGCTGATGGAAACTTCCCCAACGTCCCCGACCAATTGCCCAACCCCGAACGCCCCGAAGTCTTCGCCCCCGCCATCGAACAAGCCCGCGCCGAAGACGCCGCACTTGTATTGGCCAGTGATCCCGACGCCGACCGCTTGGGAATCGCCGTCCGCAACAGTGAAGGCGATTACGTGCACGTCAGCGGCAATCGCATCGGCGTGTTGATCGCCGACTACATTTTGCGCAAACGGAAAGAGACCGGAACCCTCTCGCCGGAACACTATGTGATCGAAACGTTAGTCACCACACCGCTCATCGCCAAACTCGCACAAGCCGCCGACGTACGAGCCATCGACGATCTGCTGGTCGGCTTCAAATACATTGGCCAAACCATGGACCGCGAAGGGCCGGACAACTTTGTCTTCGGCGCCGAAGAATCACTCGGATACCTCGCCGGCCAATATGCCCGCGACAAAGACGCCGCTATCGCCGGCTTGTACATTTTGGAACTCGCCGCAGAACTGCACGCCGAGGGGAAAACCTTGCTTGATCGATTGGACGAAATCTACGTCGAGCACGGGTACTTCACCGAATCGCAAACGTCGCTCGTCAGCGAAGGCCCCACCGGCAAAGCACAGATCGATGCGCTGATGCAAACATTCCGCGTCGCCCCCCCCGCGGAGTTGGCCGGCATCAGCCTCTCCCGCGCCAGAGATTACGGCACGCACGAAATCCGCTCCCTGCCCGACAATACACGTGTCGAAGATCTCCCCCAGCCACAAGGGGACTTGGTCTTCTTCGATTCGGCCCCCGGCGAACATCAAATCTCCTTCGCCGCCCGCCCTTCAGGAACCGAACCCAAAATCAAATTCTACTACTTCGCCCAAGCCAGCTGCCCCAACAAAGACGCCCTAACCACCGCCAAAACCAACCTAGAAGCCACCCTAACAGAATTCAAAACCGCCCTAACAAATTGGGTCAAAACGGTCGTAGACAATTAA
- a CDS encoding heavy metal translocating P-type ATPase, which yields MQGQPEESDRPRSVRTAQFRVAELDCAEEIRQLEQSVGRQPGIVELKFDIFKNRMTAIYDQAVTDPEQIITRISEIGMRAQPWAPISAQHALPWWKQWPTWLATLSAASLIIGTTIQFTHAGDSAALWISRTAYMAAILAALWQVAPKAWAALSRRQPDMNLLMTVAVIGAIAINEWFEAATVSFLFCVALLLEHWSMGRARRAISALMDLSPPTARRIDAAGNAESLPVEEIVLGALISVRPGEKIPLDGVIRSGQSAINEAPITGESRPVDKQPGQEVFAGTINEDGALEIEVTHIAADSTLARIAQMVEEAQAARAPSQQWVERFAQYYTPAMMALALTVAVIPPLLFAANWSEWIYRGLVVLVIACPCALVISTPVSIVSALTAAAHQGVLIKGGRHLESCATIQTIAFDKTGTITVGKPVVQSVTPLNSYSHKQLLEVASALEAQSSHPIASAIRHFAAAEEITSPTVEDHQLLSGRGVVGNIAGEPYWIGSHRLVHEQADESPGVHEKAMELEQAGHSVIAVGTRKQVIGLISVADAPREIAAQVLVSLREAGVKRIDILTGDNQATAEAVAQIIAADNVKAECLPEDKLNYIQQLSAQGEGVAMVGDGVNDAPALAAATVGIAMAAMGTDTAIETADVALMSDDLSRIPWLIRHARRTLTIVRQNIVFALGLKVLFIILTLFGEATLWMAIAADMGASLLVIFNGLRLLNAAERSEA from the coding sequence ATGCAGGGACAACCTGAAGAATCGGACCGCCCGCGCTCCGTACGGACCGCTCAATTCCGCGTTGCTGAATTGGATTGCGCCGAGGAAATTCGCCAGCTCGAACAGTCTGTGGGCCGTCAACCGGGGATCGTCGAACTGAAATTCGACATCTTCAAAAACCGCATGACGGCCATCTACGACCAGGCCGTCACCGACCCCGAACAGATCATCACCCGCATTTCCGAAATCGGCATGCGGGCGCAACCCTGGGCACCGATTTCTGCCCAACACGCCCTCCCCTGGTGGAAACAATGGCCGACTTGGTTGGCGACTCTGTCCGCCGCATCTCTGATTATCGGCACCACTATTCAATTCACACATGCCGGTGACTCCGCCGCATTGTGGATATCCCGCACCGCCTACATGGCCGCCATTCTCGCCGCCTTATGGCAAGTCGCCCCCAAAGCCTGGGCTGCGTTGAGCCGCCGCCAACCCGATATGAACCTGCTGATGACGGTCGCTGTGATCGGCGCGATCGCCATCAACGAATGGTTCGAAGCCGCCACGGTCTCCTTCCTGTTCTGTGTGGCACTTCTGCTGGAACACTGGAGCATGGGCCGCGCGCGACGGGCGATCTCCGCCCTCATGGACCTTTCTCCTCCCACCGCGCGGCGAATCGATGCCGCAGGAAATGCCGAATCATTGCCGGTCGAAGAGATCGTATTAGGCGCGTTGATCTCTGTCCGTCCCGGTGAAAAAATTCCGCTCGATGGCGTTATCCGCTCCGGTCAGTCCGCCATCAACGAAGCCCCCATCACCGGCGAGTCCCGCCCGGTCGACAAACAGCCCGGCCAAGAAGTCTTTGCCGGCACGATCAATGAAGACGGCGCGCTGGAAATTGAAGTCACGCACATCGCCGCCGACTCCACATTGGCCCGCATCGCGCAAATGGTCGAAGAAGCCCAAGCCGCCCGCGCGCCCAGCCAACAATGGGTCGAGCGTTTTGCCCAATACTACACGCCCGCGATGATGGCTTTGGCCCTCACCGTGGCGGTCATTCCCCCGCTGCTCTTTGCCGCCAATTGGAGCGAGTGGATTTACCGTGGACTGGTCGTGTTGGTCATTGCCTGCCCCTGTGCGCTGGTCATCTCCACACCCGTGAGCATCGTCTCAGCTCTCACAGCAGCTGCCCACCAAGGAGTATTGATCAAAGGGGGGCGGCACCTGGAATCGTGCGCCACGATCCAGACCATTGCCTTTGATAAAACCGGCACGATCACGGTCGGTAAACCTGTGGTGCAATCCGTTACGCCGTTGAATTCCTATTCTCACAAACAACTTCTTGAAGTCGCCTCCGCTCTGGAAGCCCAAAGCAGTCACCCCATCGCCAGCGCCATACGGCATTTCGCTGCCGCCGAGGAAATCACCTCCCCCACCGTCGAGGACCACCAGTTGCTCAGCGGTCGCGGTGTGGTGGGCAACATCGCCGGCGAACCGTATTGGATCGGCAGCCACCGCCTCGTCCACGAACAGGCGGACGAATCACCCGGTGTCCACGAAAAAGCGATGGAGCTAGAACAGGCCGGCCACTCCGTGATCGCCGTCGGCACCCGTAAACAGGTCATCGGACTCATCAGCGTCGCCGATGCGCCTCGCGAAATCGCCGCGCAGGTCCTCGTCTCCCTGCGTGAAGCCGGCGTCAAGCGTATCGACATCCTCACCGGCGATAATCAAGCCACCGCCGAAGCTGTCGCCCAGATCATCGCTGCCGATAACGTCAAAGCCGAATGCCTGCCTGAGGATAAACTCAACTACATCCAACAGCTCTCCGCCCAAGGTGAAGGTGTGGCCATGGTCGGTGACGGCGTGAACGATGCCCCCGCACTGGCCGCTGCCACCGTCGGAATCGCCATGGCAGCCATGGGAACCGACACCGCGATCGAAACCGCCGACGTCGCCCTGATGTCCGACGACCTTTCGCGAATCCCTTGGCTAATTCGACACGCGCGGCGAACACTCACCATCGTCCGTCAAAACATCGTCTTCGCGCTCGGACTCAAGGTCTTGTTCATCATCCTCACGCTCTTCGGCGAAGCCACACTCTGGATGGCCATCGCCGCCGACATGGGCGCATCGCTACTGGTCATCTTCAACGGTCTGAGACTACTCAACGCCGCTGAAAGAAGTGAGGCGTGA
- a CDS encoding UbiA family prenyltransferase, with protein MNRSKLLAYLQIVRLPALFTAMADIFLGYLIVHRSFTSVLDFVLLLLASGGLYLSGMVFNDVFDRRIDAQERPGRPIPSGRVPLTNAIGLGGLLMAGGVGAASVVGPSSLTVALMIVVAIFAYDWLLKATPLGPIAMGSCRSLNVILGASTAPSLWSGHHIGIALALGVYIVGVTWFARCEANTGRRSKFQAVTGMLLVNTGVMLLISFVLSTKNLGNPLSVLMLFAVILLVINRRLAAAIFDPVGPKIGLAIKTMLLSLPLIDAALVLFVTQRVEYSLAVAALVIPALLLARRIAVT; from the coding sequence ATGAACCGCTCCAAACTGCTGGCGTATCTGCAAATCGTCCGGCTACCGGCCCTCTTCACGGCAATGGCCGATATCTTTCTGGGATATCTCATCGTCCACCGCAGCTTCACATCGGTGTTGGACTTCGTGCTGTTATTGTTGGCCTCCGGGGGTTTGTATTTGTCCGGAATGGTCTTCAACGACGTCTTTGATCGTCGCATCGATGCCCAAGAGCGGCCCGGACGCCCCATTCCCTCGGGACGTGTTCCGCTAACCAATGCAATCGGACTCGGCGGCCTGTTAATGGCCGGCGGCGTTGGCGCTGCTTCGGTCGTGGGACCATCCAGCCTCACGGTCGCCCTAATGATCGTCGTCGCGATCTTCGCTTACGACTGGCTACTCAAAGCCACGCCGTTGGGACCAATCGCCATGGGCAGTTGCCGCAGCCTGAATGTGATTCTCGGCGCCAGCACGGCCCCATCGCTCTGGAGCGGACACCACATCGGCATCGCCCTCGCGCTGGGCGTCTACATCGTCGGCGTCACCTGGTTTGCCCGCTGCGAAGCCAACACCGGACGCCGCAGCAAATTTCAAGCCGTCACCGGCATGCTGCTCGTCAACACCGGTGTGATGCTGCTCATTTCATTCGTACTATCCACCAAGAACCTAGGCAACCCCCTCTCGGTCTTGATGCTCTTCGCGGTGATCCTACTCGTGATCAACCGCCGCCTCGCAGCCGCAATCTTCGATCCCGTCGGCCCCAAAATCGGCCTAGCGATCAAGACCATGCTCCTCTCCCTTCCCCTCATCGACGCCGCCTTAGTCCTCTTCGTCACCCAACGCGTCGAGTACTCCCTAGCCGTCGCCGCCCTCGTCATCCCCGCCCTACTCCTCGCCCGCCGCATCGCGGTGACTTGA